In the Pseudolabrys taiwanensis genome, one interval contains:
- a CDS encoding ABC transporter ATP-binding protein gives MPQIDLKRIRKEFGGKRGTRRWTAINGVDLSVEVGEIVGILGPSGCGKSTLLNIVAGLESDYDGEFTIQGKAFGQQIASGFRVAYVFQEARLLPWKTVRGNIEFALKAAQFPANEWRDRVDRVLELVELTRFAGFYPQQLSGGMQQRASIARAFAIEPDILLMDEPFSALDEMTAQHLRQSLLKIWSAFRTTILFVSHNAMEASFLADRVMVMSQGPGATIREEVSMAGVTRPRSYDDNSLIEKSKAVVNALRRHSGRSEVALV, from the coding sequence GTGCCGCAGATCGATCTGAAACGCATTCGCAAGGAATTCGGCGGCAAGCGCGGCACTCGCCGCTGGACCGCGATCAATGGCGTCGATCTATCGGTGGAGGTGGGGGAGATTGTCGGCATTCTCGGCCCTTCCGGCTGCGGCAAGTCGACCTTGCTGAACATCGTCGCCGGTCTCGAAAGCGACTACGACGGCGAGTTCACGATCCAGGGCAAAGCGTTCGGCCAGCAGATCGCCTCCGGCTTCCGCGTCGCTTACGTTTTCCAGGAGGCGCGCCTGCTGCCCTGGAAAACCGTTCGCGGCAATATCGAATTCGCGCTGAAGGCGGCACAATTTCCCGCCAATGAATGGCGCGACCGCGTCGACCGCGTGCTCGAACTGGTCGAGCTCACGCGCTTTGCCGGCTTCTATCCGCAGCAGCTCTCCGGCGGCATGCAGCAGCGCGCATCGATCGCGCGCGCCTTCGCCATCGAGCCCGACATCCTGCTGATGGACGAGCCCTTCAGCGCGCTCGACGAGATGACGGCCCAGCATCTGCGCCAGAGCCTTCTGAAAATCTGGTCGGCCTTCCGCACCACAATTCTGTTCGTCAGCCACAACGCCATGGAGGCGTCGTTCCTGGCCGATCGCGTGATGGTCATGAGCCAGGGCCCGGGGGCCACCATCCGCGAGGAGGTCAGCATGGCCGGCGTCACGCGCCCGCGCTCCTACGACGACAACAGCCTGATCGAAAAGAGCAAGGCCGTCGTCAACGCACTGCGCCGCCACTCCGGCCGGTCCGAAGTCGCTCTCGTTTAG
- a CDS encoding S8 family serine peptidase codes for MSIAIRVRRTALACMLAATTLSVVAASASAQKYDSRSVNIGTGRPPVTTPAAPTPSRGGGSGSGYNGGGHRGPGWGTVVPGIIMAVPAMIPPSNPRFVDDGTVVEDIDRPRRPQRQRAQRPSNAPGANERRMVPDEVVIEVARSVTPQQIEGLQRRHRLTRIESRTMTLTGTTMFRWRIPDRRSVATVVRALEADRVVASAQPNYVFTLQEVVAKASDALPQYELDKLKLPQAHAIAKGDGVLVAVIDSGIDASHPELAGSIAESFDTLDKPMAPHAHGTGVAGLIAAHGKLQGAAPDARLLAVRAFDPDDKGAQGTTFNILKGLDWSIERRARIINMSFAGPQDPALGRSLAAAAKKNTVLIAAAGNAGAKSPPLYPAADPHVIAVTATDTNDKLFEAANRGKHIAIAAPGADILVAIPDGGYEISSGTSLAAAEVSGIAALMLQHRPDLTAAKLRERLMTTATDLGPKGRDAMYGAGRADAYGALVADDAPVAQTIPLPVERVSSDR; via the coding sequence ATGTCGATCGCCATCCGCGTCCGCCGAACCGCCCTCGCATGCATGCTGGCCGCAACGACGTTGAGCGTCGTGGCCGCAAGCGCCTCGGCGCAGAAGTACGATAGCCGCAGCGTCAATATCGGCACCGGCCGGCCGCCGGTGACCACACCAGCGGCACCGACACCATCGCGTGGTGGTGGATCGGGGAGCGGATACAACGGCGGCGGCCATCGCGGCCCCGGCTGGGGCACGGTCGTGCCGGGCATCATCATGGCCGTGCCGGCGATGATTCCGCCATCCAATCCGCGCTTTGTCGACGACGGTACGGTCGTTGAAGACATCGATCGGCCACGCCGGCCGCAGCGTCAGCGCGCGCAACGTCCGAGCAATGCACCGGGCGCGAACGAACGCCGTATGGTCCCGGACGAAGTCGTGATCGAAGTCGCCCGCTCGGTGACGCCGCAGCAGATCGAAGGGTTACAACGGCGCCATCGGCTCACGCGCATCGAGTCACGCACGATGACGCTGACCGGCACCACCATGTTCCGCTGGCGCATCCCGGACCGGCGCTCGGTTGCCACCGTGGTGCGGGCGCTCGAAGCCGACCGCGTGGTCGCCTCGGCGCAACCGAACTACGTGTTCACGCTGCAAGAAGTCGTGGCGAAGGCCAGCGACGCGCTCCCTCAGTACGAGCTCGACAAACTCAAGCTGCCGCAGGCGCATGCGATCGCCAAAGGGGATGGCGTCCTCGTCGCTGTGATCGACTCCGGCATTGACGCGTCGCATCCGGAACTCGCCGGCAGTATCGCCGAGTCATTCGACACGCTCGACAAGCCGATGGCGCCGCATGCCCATGGCACTGGCGTTGCGGGCCTGATCGCCGCGCATGGCAAGCTCCAGGGTGCAGCACCGGATGCCCGCCTTCTTGCCGTCCGCGCCTTCGATCCCGACGATAAGGGCGCCCAGGGGACGACGTTCAACATCCTTAAAGGTCTCGACTGGTCCATCGAGCGCCGCGCACGCATTATCAATATGAGCTTTGCCGGTCCGCAGGATCCCGCCCTTGGCCGCAGCCTCGCCGCGGCCGCCAAGAAGAACACCGTGCTGATCGCCGCGGCTGGGAATGCCGGCGCAAAATCGCCACCGCTTTATCCGGCGGCCGACCCCCATGTGATCGCCGTGACCGCGACCGATACCAACGACAAACTGTTCGAGGCCGCCAACCGCGGCAAGCATATCGCCATCGCCGCGCCGGGTGCGGATATCCTGGTGGCCATTCCGGACGGCGGCTACGAAATCTCGTCCGGTACGTCGCTCGCCGCGGCGGAAGTGAGCGGCATCGCCGCGCTGATGCTGCAGCACAGGCCCGACCTCACGGCGGCGAAGCTGCGCGAGCGGCTCATGACGACCGCAACAGATCTCGGCCCGAAAGGTCGCGACGCGATGTATGGGGCGGGACGGGCCGATGCGTACGGCGCATTGGTCGCCGACGACGCACCGGTAGCGCAGACAATCCCGCTGCCGGTCGAGCGCGTGAGCAGCGACCGCTAG
- a CDS encoding ABC transporter permease — MRTSATNFPHTTADAIPASEPAATRFSGFGPNATDVLISLISVLSLIGAWYLGSWALSEKVLPAPHVVAEVLYEAMVKGAIWKDIGITLGRIVIAFSIAMSISAALGFTIGLVPAAAVFFRVWIVCFITIPALVIMLTCYMVVGLNDKAAILGAAIPIIPILTINIRDGVKGIDPKLLGMAKAFRASRAQQVFEVVAPQVAPILVASTRFGLGLIWKMVLFAELLGRGDGIGYQIEFYYQMFNMKEVLAHALSFLFVMLFIELVILGTLEKWIFRWRSQ, encoded by the coding sequence ATGCGGACATCTGCAACAAATTTTCCCCATACGACCGCCGATGCAATTCCTGCGTCGGAGCCTGCGGCCACGCGCTTCTCCGGCTTCGGTCCGAACGCCACCGATGTGCTGATCAGCCTCATCTCGGTGCTGTCGCTCATCGGCGCCTGGTATCTCGGCTCGTGGGCGCTCTCGGAGAAAGTCCTTCCCGCCCCTCATGTGGTCGCGGAAGTCCTCTACGAGGCCATGGTCAAAGGCGCGATCTGGAAGGACATCGGCATCACGCTCGGCCGCATCGTCATCGCCTTTTCGATTGCCATGTCGATATCGGCGGCGCTCGGCTTCACCATCGGCCTCGTCCCGGCCGCCGCCGTGTTCTTCCGCGTCTGGATCGTCTGCTTCATCACCATCCCGGCGCTGGTGATCATGCTCACCTGCTACATGGTCGTCGGCCTCAACGACAAAGCCGCGATCCTCGGCGCTGCCATCCCGATCATACCGATCCTGACGATCAACATTCGCGACGGCGTCAAAGGCATCGACCCCAAGCTGCTCGGCATGGCCAAGGCGTTCCGCGCCAGCCGCGCACAACAGGTCTTCGAGGTCGTCGCGCCGCAAGTCGCCCCGATCCTGGTCGCATCGACTCGCTTCGGCCTCGGCCTCATTTGGAAGATGGTGCTGTTCGCCGAGTTGCTCGGCCGCGGCGACGGCATCGGCTACCAGATCGAATTCTATTACCAGATGTTCAACATGAAGGAGGTGCTCGCGCATGCGCTGAGCTTCCTCTTCGTCATGCTGTTCATCGAATTGGTCATCCTCGGAACCCTCGAGAAATGGATCTTCCGCTGGCGCTCGCAGTGA
- a CDS encoding sigma-70 family RNA polymerase sigma factor, translating to MQTSSDEVLIGRIAGGDRLAMQVLYARHHVRVYRFVLRLVRNEATAEDLISEVFLDVWRQAGKFEGRSAVSTWMLSIARFKALSALRRKPEDELDDETADAIEDHSDDPEVTLAKKDKGSALRQCLAGLSTEHREVIDLVYYHEKSVEEVAKIVGIPEATVKTRMFYARKKLSELLKQQGIDRGWP from the coding sequence ATGCAAACGAGTTCGGACGAGGTCCTGATCGGACGTATCGCAGGCGGCGACCGGCTCGCCATGCAGGTGCTGTATGCGCGGCATCATGTGCGGGTCTACCGGTTTGTGTTGCGGCTGGTGCGCAACGAGGCGACCGCCGAAGACCTCATCAGCGAGGTGTTCCTCGACGTGTGGCGGCAGGCAGGCAAATTCGAAGGCCGCTCCGCCGTGTCGACCTGGATGTTGAGCATTGCGCGCTTCAAGGCCCTGTCGGCCTTGCGGCGCAAGCCGGAAGACGAACTGGACGACGAGACGGCGGACGCGATCGAGGATCATTCAGACGATCCCGAAGTCACGCTCGCCAAGAAGGACAAGGGTTCGGCCTTGCGGCAATGCCTGGCCGGACTTTCGACGGAGCATCGGGAAGTGATCGACTTGGTCTACTACCACGAGAAGTCGGTGGAAGAGGTCGCCAAGATCGTCGGCATACCGGAAGCGACGGTGAAAACGCGCATGTTCTACGCGCGCAAGAAGCTGTCCGAGCTCCTCAAGCAGCAAGGGATCGATCGAGGTTGGCCATGA
- a CDS encoding GntR family transcriptional regulator: MAEGALPPRESGETLAEVLHRELEQGILKGELKPGDRLDEVEVAKRYGVSRTPVREAFRLLGANDLVDLRSRQGVIVRKIGVNTVIEMFQVLAELEGLCARLASRRMSPEQDAELGRIHERLKSSAAGSDVDEFDAINLAFHSLIHGAARNAYLAQETRRLRNRMAPYLRRVTYKPHRFRTTITEHQQIIDAIRAHDPDKADEVMRHHVSLLSEDLADFIAVYD; this comes from the coding sequence GTGGCGGAAGGTGCGCTCCCGCCACGCGAGTCCGGCGAGACGCTGGCGGAAGTCCTGCATCGCGAGTTGGAGCAGGGCATTCTCAAAGGCGAGTTGAAGCCCGGCGACCGGCTCGACGAGGTCGAGGTGGCAAAGCGCTATGGCGTGTCGCGGACGCCGGTGCGTGAGGCGTTCAGGCTGCTCGGGGCCAACGATCTGGTCGACCTGCGCAGCCGACAGGGCGTCATCGTGCGCAAGATCGGCGTCAATACGGTGATCGAAATGTTTCAGGTGCTGGCCGAGTTGGAAGGCCTGTGCGCGCGGCTGGCCTCTCGGCGCATGTCGCCGGAGCAGGACGCGGAGTTGGGGCGGATCCACGAGCGCCTGAAGTCATCCGCCGCGGGCAGCGACGTCGACGAGTTCGACGCGATCAACCTTGCCTTTCACAGTCTCATTCACGGGGCGGCACGCAACGCTTATTTGGCGCAGGAAACGCGCCGCTTGCGTAACCGCATGGCGCCATATCTGCGCCGCGTGACGTACAAGCCGCATCGCTTCCGGACGACGATCACGGAACATCAGCAGATCATCGACGCGATCCGCGCACACGATCCGGATAAGGCTGACGAGGTGATGCGGCACCACGTCAGCCTGCTCAGCGAGGATCTCGCGGATTTCATTGCCGTCTATGATTGA
- a CDS encoding c-type cytochrome yields the protein MLTLLTFSLPAQAQDPVVQGRQIVEEFCGPCHATGKTGASPHADAPPFRTLARSFDLDRFPQLLERGISSNHPDMPEFKFNEASARAVRDYLRTVQAEPEPRPEPQR from the coding sequence ATGTTGACGCTTCTGACGTTTTCGTTGCCGGCGCAGGCGCAAGACCCGGTCGTGCAAGGCCGGCAAATCGTCGAGGAGTTCTGTGGACCGTGCCATGCCACGGGCAAGACAGGTGCGAGCCCGCATGCGGACGCGCCGCCGTTTCGGACCTTGGCGCGCAGCTTCGATCTCGATCGTTTTCCGCAATTGCTGGAGCGCGGCATCTCCTCGAACCATCCCGACATGCCCGAGTTCAAGTTCAACGAAGCGAGCGCCCGCGCCGTCCGCGATTACTTGCGGACGGTCCAGGCGGAGCCGGAACCGCGTCCCGAGCCGCAACGTTGA
- a CDS encoding ABC transporter substrate-binding protein, translated as MSLSRRQFTTAALGLAAASTLPKGSFAAAKGNGGTIRMMLNPAGTMSFPPFVIKKFKLDEKYGFKFETINYTNANTATAAMQSKSAEMIVYEWLATARIIDGGIPIVGVAPFMTYVNTVLVPKDSPIKTLADLKGKRLGVHSKTSYDWMIMQAAAKQKYGVDLAKEVTIQEAAAPLLRGSIDQGQLDATQMWNSLAADMLASGKYKTLVTIRAITEDLGIPTVPYLFFGMRADYVKENPDNVKAFVAAYQEVYEILKTNDDVWEERGKEMKLSPEGIKEFRDQVRRDLVKTFTPDMNPALQKTFDIVLKVAGPEVIGFTKLPPNMLSLDYQ; from the coding sequence ATGTCTCTGAGCCGCCGACAGTTCACGACCGCCGCCCTCGGCCTCGCCGCCGCGTCGACCTTGCCAAAGGGATCGTTCGCCGCCGCAAAAGGCAATGGCGGCACCATCCGCATGATGCTCAATCCGGCGGGCACGATGTCCTTTCCGCCCTTCGTCATCAAGAAATTCAAGCTGGACGAGAAGTACGGCTTCAAGTTCGAGACGATCAACTACACCAACGCCAACACGGCGACGGCGGCGATGCAGAGCAAAAGCGCCGAGATGATCGTCTACGAATGGCTGGCGACCGCGCGCATCATCGACGGCGGCATCCCGATCGTCGGCGTTGCGCCGTTCATGACCTACGTCAACACCGTGCTGGTGCCGAAGGATTCGCCGATCAAGACGCTCGCCGATCTCAAGGGCAAGCGTCTCGGCGTGCACAGCAAGACGTCCTACGACTGGATGATCATGCAGGCGGCCGCCAAGCAGAAGTACGGCGTCGACCTCGCCAAGGAAGTTACCATCCAGGAAGCGGCCGCGCCGCTGCTGCGCGGCTCGATCGACCAGGGCCAGCTCGACGCCACGCAGATGTGGAATTCGCTCGCCGCCGACATGCTGGCCTCCGGCAAGTACAAGACGCTGGTGACGATCCGCGCCATCACCGAGGACCTCGGCATTCCCACCGTGCCCTATCTCTTCTTCGGCATGCGCGCCGATTACGTGAAGGAGAACCCGGACAACGTGAAGGCCTTCGTCGCCGCCTATCAAGAGGTCTACGAAATCCTGAAGACCAACGACGACGTCTGGGAAGAGCGCGGCAAGGAAATGAAGCTGTCGCCCGAGGGCATCAAGGAATTCCGCGACCAGGTCCGCCGCGATCTGGTGAAGACCTTCACGCCGGACATGAACCCCGCATTACAGAAGACGTTCGACATCGTGCTCAAGGTCGCCGGCCCGGAAGTCATCGGCTTCACCAAGCTGCCGCCGAACATGCTGTCGCTGGACTACCAGTAA